The following DNA comes from Triplophysa dalaica isolate WHDGS20190420 chromosome 10, ASM1584641v1, whole genome shotgun sequence.
aaaaagcTTGCtgagataaactaaacttggctctgtacactatagtaggctttgtgagacatgtttttattgctcttatgttttttcttgtcCTAAAGTTTGActcaattgcttccattgtttacccaacgtgtaagtcgatttggataaaagcgtctgctaaatgtctaaatgtaaatatgatctCTCCAAGGATTACATTTAGATTAATGACTTTTACTCATTTCTTGTGATTGAACGTCCTTAGATGGAATAACATCCTACCTGTATAGTGAACACAGCAGGCTCTCTCTTCAGCTGTCCATACTCCAAATAACCCGTGTTAGATCCATCAGTGGGTTGAAAGGTGAACCTGTCAATCTTAGCTCGCCCGTTCAGATGGTGGTAAGCTAGATCCATGTTGTTAATGTCCGCTTGCGTGAAACGTGGCTTTGAAAGGGGAAATCCTCTCAAGAGCAACTTCCCATATTGTGGGCCTTGAGTAACGATATAGGTGAGGTTGTCCAGAACCGTGTCTGGATCAGTCAGTTTCAAGTGGTCATGCGATATGATCTCCACAGTGCCCTCTGTGAGCTGAAGGCCTTTGTTAATGTTCAGGGTGGGAGGGATACGGTCACTGTGCTCCACGATGAACAGAACGCTGCCACTTCTGGAGGTCACGCCATTGGTGACTACAAAGCTGTATGAGAGAATAAATTGTGATCACTCTAAAAAACATGTGTATTGCTTTGTTTTTAGGCTTGTCAGTCAAAGAGCTCCAATCGTCATCCAACATGGTTGACATATTCGAGCAGAAAAGACGACAAGGAGGGGTACAAGCCAGGCTGAGTCCCCCGTTCCACCCTCTGCCAAGGCAATCTGCCACCCAACACAGATTGCCCTGGAGCTGATAATTGCCAGCCATGGTAAACAACACGACTGCCACCTCGCACTAGACTCGCAACCGGCACGCAGGTCCACTCTCGCAGCCAGACTGGTGCAACATCTGGCATTGCCATTGTCCCGTATTTGCTTGGTACAGTAATTGTGCCCTGGGATCCCGTCTCTGGACAGCATCTCTTAGAGGCATACAACCAATGCCAGGGCGAGTTATTACTTTCTTAATAATGGCCATTTATCATCAGCTGTCATGGCAGAGCAATGGGAGACGCAAAGatgtcttctttttttaacctCGCTGTCGGAGTATGACACGTAGGTGTATCGCTGAGGTGTTAGATAGCGCCTCCCTGTTTTTgctttgaatttaaaaaaagctaaaaaatgAACCATTGTATTTGCAATGTGAAAAAGTACCGCGGCCTTGTGTCCACACGCTGCGGTTGGCCCCCATACCAGCACCACGCTGTGCCGTTGGCACAGAGTGGTCTATACTCTCTTCGAAGGACCGCCCGCCTCTAGTCAGGCTTGGCTCGGGAAGGTTTGTTTGCTCCCAGATGACCCAATGAGGAAAGCAAGCCAGAGTTTTGGGTGACAAACCCGGTTATAGATTCACATGAGACGGCGCAGGTCAACTGTACACACTGATTGAAGTAAGCAGTTGCCAAATTGGCCCAGAAAAGCATGCGGACGAAGCAAAAGTGATCCgtctcttgtttttacatcaTCCCTAATTTTGTATTGAAATGACTGGAGTGGGGCAGCATAAagaattttaaagaaaagaGTTTGATACGGTTTTAAAACTCCCATCATATCAcctattataaaatacattattgtaCATGTGTTACTTTATTAGACTTTGCTTTTCTGAATTGATATAATGATTAACAATTTTTATACTAATAAATTATATGAATGTAAAAAGCAGTAAAACAAGATTAGACTTGTTATGAttaacaaaacaacaatgaaaatcACTGACCTGAAAGAATCGCGGTCAGCGAAGCGGCTGTTGTCATGTGTGTAGCACATCCGGTTGGCAGCCACATCCATCTGGGTGAAAGATAACACGGGAACCCCAGGAGTCTGGACCATGTGCAGGTGTCCGTGAGCAGGTAGAACCGATACAGTATATATGAGCTCATCTGATGCACTTCCACCGTCTGTGACCATCAGAATATCAGTGGTGAGGGtaactctctctccctccatcaGGGTTACAGGTTTAGTGATGAGAGCGATGTCGCCTGTGTGCAGCAAGTAAACTGGGTTGTAGCAATGCTTGTACTGCAAAAGCACTATTCGCAATATCGAATCGCTTCTTTCTTccacatgagtgtgtgtgcagataAGCTTGCTGACATGAGAGAATTAGTTGTGGCAGAAGGGACAGTGCTGGGATCTAGGACTGCAGATGTTTGGCCTCTGCTCTGTTAATAATTCACGCTGGGCATTTAAAGGCGGCCCATCCTACACGCCAGAACGTTCTCACCTCTGTTCCTACAGGAGAAGTCAGAACAGAGCCAAGAGGACAATGGCTGCCATCCTTCCATGTTCACCCAACTGGCAAAGTCATTTTAGCCATAGGGAGTGCCAGTGCTTTTAATTATGCATGTACAGATTTAATCTGTCAACAAAGTTGTTTTCCTTGGACTGAGTGgacaacattataaataaatgtgggaggaggtaaaatgcttttttcagtatttcaccttcattttaatgaaaccCTCTGATCAAAAACTCACCTTTTTGAACGATGCGAACCGAGATGAAGAAAGTCTGCGGAGGTGATGTGTTTTCCCCATCACTGAGAACAAATTGAAGCCTATCGTGACCTTTGAAGCCAACGATTTTAGTGTGAGTGTACCGGAGGCGGTTCATCTCCACATCCTCCTGGGTGAAATTCTGACCTGGACTCAGATCTATCCATCCTTCTTCTGTCTGGAGATCACATAAAACATGCATCATTACATAAACAATGATGGCTCTTACAAATACACTGCATATCACATTGAGGACTTTACATCTCACTAACCAATAGTTGTAGAAGGCCAAATCTAGGACCTGCGTTGAGTATAAAGAAAAGTTGGTTGTTTGGAGAGTCGTGGTCCTCTGCTTCTAGCACCACACTAGAGATGACTTTTTTCTCCAAAGTTTGGACCTCAACACCTGCATTTCTGAGCACAGAGATCAAGACGCTTTGGACATTTAACCCACCCATGCCAAGTCTCTATGCTACAGTGaatcctaaataaataaaaatgtattcacatctAGAAAAGCAACCAGGACCGGCCTGTCCGTGAGGACACCTCAACAAGGAAGCAGGCTAtgccaaaaacacacattaattcTGCTGTTGTGGAGCTTACATGTACACCCTTATCCGGTGGAGGGTGTAAATACAAATCCTGCTGATCTGAGTGAAAAGGACAGAATAGAAATGAGCGATTTACTCAAGGATGTAACATAATTCTCAGTTACTCCATCAGGGACACACATTCTCCAGCCACATGTGCAGTACAGGTTGTATTGACCCCCTTCTCTAAAACTTATCCAAGATGAGCTTCTGTCCAGTGTCCCCCACTAAAACCCCCAACACATTCCCGCTTTCATCCGCCTTTTTGGCTCTGAATTTGTCCCAGGGCGTCCTTACTTTAGTAGCCGTGGCTTTTCATCATTGACTGGTATGATGCGAACGCACGCAGTCCTCTGGACTGTGTGCCCACCATCTGTCAGCTGTATGGTGAAAGCGTCCTTGAGGGTTTCCGTGTCATCGTGCATATACATGATCTTCATTCCTATAGATcacagcagaacaaagaaagttattTGATAGCGATTTAAAGTGATCACTAGGCTAGCTCCTCGATAGCTGCCTTTGACCTACGTCGCTAACTCTCAAAAACTTTTGTATTTAAATCTACAAGTTCATCTGTGAACGCTCCCCCTTTCGTCAATGACCTAGTCACCCATGTTTCAAAGGCTCTTTATCACTCGCTAACAAGCAAAGCTGTGCGGTCGCCAAGTACCACGTGCACAGCGGCCGCGACTTAGCCGCGCAGGGAGCAGTCGCAGCGACTTTGCAGATGAAGCAAGAGCACCGCAGGCAATCTGTGACCTTTGTCTCCTGCAACATCTGTTCTGCAAGCCTGGATACCCATAGTGATAACAAGCCAGTGCCCTCTGGAAGGCACACAAGGGTGGTTGGTCCACAGAAGGGACACTGTCCTCTCAAACTCTAACAAGCGGATACCCAAGAAGAATCACACTGGGAAAACATTTGATCACTGGTTTAAGAACTGACCTTGTTGTAGCTCCTGCATAGTAAAAGAAAGGACCGCCAACGTTCGGTTTAGGTCCCCGGGGCTCAAGCTTTTGTAACGACTCATCTCATGACCATATATGGCATTGAGCAGGGTTCCATGGGCGGGGGGAACCAGGATGGTGATTGTAAGTGTTTCTACTGGGATATCAACATCCACTGCGTTTAGAATATCAGGACTGAGGTCCTTCATCCCTCCTTCCATGACCTATTGAAgaaaatagtttgtttattgataaatCAAGTCCGATACCAGACAGCTAGTGTGTATAAAAGCAAGCCTTACTGAGAAGTTGCCGAGCAGCAGTGATGGGACTTCATCGTTGGCAGGGTTGATGATGATGTAGAAGGGCAATGGTGCAGATCTCTGAATCCCATCACTGATGCTGATTGTGAAGAAATCGGCTGTAGGCTCCACGCCGTGGTTTAATGACTGGACGTAGTTGATAAACCCTGAGCTGAGGTGAAGCTGGCTAAAAGAAACTTTATTCATAAAAATTGACTTAGTGGGCTAAAATTAAAGGTTGtagaataaacagattaaatattAGCAGTTAAATTAAAGTTGAGATCTTTGATTCAATACTTTAAAATAACTGCATGTTTTAagagaatatattttattttaagttcatttaaaaaaatatcctgACAAATGCTGTTCTACTCTGCCAAAAAGGAACTTCTTTCTTGCAGTGTAGAACCAGCAAATTTACATTCAGAAAGCCTTGTGAATGCTACTGACCAACTCTGAGTCCAGCATTGCTTTTCTCAAATCCAGGAGACGGGAGAACGTTCTCCAGGAATCCATATTGCGGTGGGGTAACCAAGTGAAAGAGGAGTTGATCCGGATGAGTGTCAGGATCAGTGGCCTCCAACACCCCCccacacaaacatgcactggAACCCTCATCTACCAGAAACATACCACCTGAtggaaagaagaaaaagaacagTGCCATCACAGAACGATGCTTATTTTTTCACTTGCACAAGTcccaatgtttttctttcattttcaggCGGTTCCTTTCCTCAAGCCTGATATGCCACCCCACTAACACACtccgctctctctctcggctGTCGGCCAGCACGCTGCCACCTGGGTGTTGATAAAGCCATCATGCCATTGCTTACTGGCATCTGCTACCATTTACTGCACTGATAAATAATGAATGCAGAATGGGCTCTGGTGAGGTTGTGGTTGGTTGGAGCCCTCAAATACGGAGAGAACTTAATGACCAGCAGTCTGTAGAAAAAGTGCCAGCCTTTATTCAATGCAAATTAATTACATGCCGACATTTTCTCGCAGACCATGCGAGATAAATGCTGAAGAATCTTGCTTTTTTTTAAGGATTAACCGAATTAGAGATGACAATTGGGACTGAATGAGGAAAATATAGGGATGGAAGACACAATGGGTAGCTTGTCGTTTATCGTCTTTCTTTTGTGTCCACTTGCTCTCATGGgaatgtgtatatttttcttcTTGTGCTGTTTAACCACAACTACTGTGCTTCAATCTTAACCAGCTGGCGTGTGTGCCTACCTCCCGACAAGCATTCCCGGTACCAGGCCACCGTCATTCGCTTATTGTTTCGCTCTGGTCACTGTTCTGCATTGATAACTGCAAAGTAAAATTTCAGGCCTGGGATTTATCCTTAAATCCCTCATCTTGGCCATAGCGCTAAGGAGACGTCTTGACTACCATTTCTTGGATCGAAATGCTTTTTTTAGTGTGGCTCCCTGAGCTGGCTGCATGCGGTACGGCGATTAAGCGATTCACCAAGCTGCGGTCCATCACCTGCCTATAGCACAGACATGTCCTGGTTGCTAGATTACCTAAGCGGATTGTCATCAGGATGGAGTAATTACATCTTTGCCAAATGCTTCGGCGATTAATTCGAGAGTGTGTGCGGTTTAATCCATTCAGCACAATGCAAACACATGAAAGCATATTGTCTCTTTTTGTCCCCAAGACAACTACAGACCCTATAGTAGATGTTTACCCAGTGTTATGGCAGGGATCTGATTGTTGACAGGCATCACTGTGATGTTGAGGTCATAGACCGGAAGTGTCCCGTGCAGGGGGACTGGTGGGGGTAGAGCATCCTCGGGACAACAGCCATCCATTATTCCAGCCTCTCCATCAGACACTATGAGCGTAACTGTGTCTGACACAGGATCTGGACCAATCTCACCACCTATTGAATGAGGGAAGTGTATTGGAGAGCTGTAATTATTCATAACATTCCCAAtctattattatatatataattctgtGGTTAAATAAAACGGTACGACTTTAGGCCAAGCATTGCAGAATTTTTCAAACAAGATTCAAGTGGGTTTGCAAACTTATGTTCACACCAAATGTTAGTAACAAAGAGTGTGGAAAGCGATTACTTGTGTTTGGTGTAAACACAGCATAAGTTAGAAAAGCTCGTTATTTTCGCGTGAGTTACGCAAAAAACATCACGCAATGGGGAGTGTGTTCACACGTGTTTGGTGTCAACACAGCATAAGTTAGAAAAGTTCTTTATTTTCGCGTGAGTGAAATCAAACAGTAGGTGTCAATGAGCTATTTAGGCAAATTTCTCGCTCGAGTTGAAATTTTTTAACCTCCATGGAAGATGCATTTGAAGCTCTTTCATGGCTGATTTGCATCATTCACATCGCCTGGCACGAGCTCATGTGTATTCGCGTCTTTGGATtgatttgtatgtattttactCAAGCAAATCGTTTAATTTGTGTTTGGtgtaaactttgaaaacagcataaggaataaaatatattatttgtaataatatgaATAACTGAATTGGTCTCAAAGTaatatacagtgaggaaaataagtatttgaacaccctgctattttgcatgttctcccacttagaaaacatggaggggtctgaaattgtcatcgtaggtgcatgtccactgtgagagacataatctaaaaaaaaaacagaaatcacaatgtatgattttttaactatttatttgtatgatacagctgcaaataagtatttgaacacctgtctatcagctggaattctgaccctcaaagacctgttagtctgcctttaaaatgtccacctccactccatttattatcctaaattagatgcatctgtttgaggttgttagctgcataaagacacctgtccaccccatacaatcagtaagaatccaactactaacatggccaagaccaaagagctttccaaagacactagagacaaaattgtacacctccacaaggctggaaagggctacgggGAAATTGCCAAGCagcttggtgaaaaaaggtccactgttggagcaatcattagaaaatggaagaagctaaacatgactgtcaatctccCTCGGACTGGGGCTCCATGCAAGATCTTACTTAGTGGGGTCTCAATGATcctaagaaaggtgagaaataAGCCCAGAACTACATGGGAGGAGCTGGTCAATGATCTGAAAAGAGCTGGGACCACCGTTTCCAAGGTTACTGTTGGTAATACACTAAGACGTCATGGTTTGAAATCATGCATGGCACTGAAGGTtcccctgcttaaaccagcacatgtccaggcccgtcttaagtttgccaatgaccatttggatgatccagaagagtcatgggagaaagtcatgtggtcagatgagaccaaaatagaactttttggtcataattccactaaacgtgtttggaggaagaagaatgatgagTACCATCCCATAAAAAAaccatccctactgtgaagcatgggggtggtagcatcatgctttgggggtgtttttctgcacatggtGCAGGACGACTGCAGTGTATTAAGGAGAGGATGACCGGGGCCATGTATTGCGAGATTTTGTGGAACAACCGCCTTCCCTCAGTTAGAGCATTGAAGATGGGTCTAGGCTGggtcttccaacatgacaatgacccgaAGCACACAGCCAGGATAACCAAGGACTGGCTCTGTAAGAAGCATATCAAGGTTCTGGAGTTGTCTAGccagtctccagacctaaacccaatagagaatctttggagggagctcaaactccgtgtttctcagcgacagactagaaacctgactgatctagagaagatctgtgtggaggagtgggccaaaatccctcctgcagtgtgtgcaaacctggtgaaaaactacaggaaacgtttgacctctgtaattgcaaacaaaggctactttaccaaatattaacattgattttctcaggtgttcaaatacttatttgcagctgtatcatacaaataaatagttaaaaaaatcatacattgtgatttctggattttttttttgattatgtttctcacagtggacatgcacctacgatgacaatttcagacccctccatgatttctatgTGGGAGaaaatgcaaaatagcagggtgttcaaatacttattttcctcactgtagctttatacaaattattattcaGTTGTATGGTTGCCAGGATATACCTGTATTGACAGTAACTATGATAttaataatcatgattattaatataatcaaaaagagaaacacaaaataaactaaattcaAGCTCTGGACCGATAGAGCGATTAATGTGACCTTAATAGatattgtgataatattgtGTAAATCTGATGTTGTGACCGCCCTGTTGAGTTGATTTATAAAATTAATGCTAATTTGAGAGTTTTTAAATCTTAGGAGTAACACGTTCTGCCCTAACCTGTGTGCAAGTAGAAGATGAGTCCATTGAGCACATCCAGCTGAGAGAACTTGTCCACAGTGACTCCATTTCGCTGTAGAACCCCACGTGCAGGTGTTCGGGCCAACATGTATGTTAGACGAGTATCCTCGCTGTCCTCATCTGTAGCAGAGATGTACTCAACCGTAATCTGGACGCGACCGCCCTCTTTGCATGACAGTTCAGCTCTTAAATCTGAACCTAATTTTGGGGGTTCGTCATTCACAGGCAAGatctaaatacaaaaataaatccattacatttattgagaaaattggtAAGGGGAAGCACGATATGGAAGTATTAaggtatttattaaaaatatatctacaatatattataatagAAAGTATGTTTGATTCTTTTTTACTTGTTTGCATTAACAGATGGATAACTAAGAACATACCTGAACTAAAAGCTCTCCATTCGCAGAGTTGATTCCATCGGTGATGGTGAGTCCAATGCTATCCTTCAAGGTTTCTGAATCATCATGAATATATCTGTCATGACAGAGATGGGATTTCAATTTTTAATAGATCATAAAAGGGCCTCCAGTAATTtgtcataaaacataaaaaatgtataaaaaaaggGATGTACAACTGGTTGCTCAAAGGGTTTGATCCATCAAAACTATATGCCAAACCATGAACGAATCATCTCCATCTGTAGCATTTTTAATGTCCTACCTGACCCTCAATGCTTTTAGGTCCTGCAGACTAAAGCTGTCTCCTTCCATCAGTGTGATGCCCTGCATCTCCACTCTTCCATACTGTGGCTGAGTCTTCACGTGTACCCTGAGCTGATCTTCTGAACTGTCAACATCCTGCACCAACAGGTGTTCCCCCATCAAGAAACTACCACCACCCTCCTCGACCCTCAGCAAGTTAGTGAACAGCTGTGAATTTGGGAGACAAATACAGCGTTTCATACTTGTAGTTATGTTAGAAATAAGATCATGAAAAGCTTTGCAAGAAATACTGTTCAATGATGAAACTTTTAATAGTGAACAACTCACTTGTGGAGCTTGGTTGTCAACGGGTGTTACTGTGATGTTGAAAGTGATCCCTGTGAGAGCGCCGCCCTGCTGGTCACTTACAGAAAATGCAAACTGTGCAAAGAGGGGGTCAGGACCAATATCCTCTATTGGAGGCATGTAACCGACTTTGTGATGGTTCACTGCATGCTGGGGAAGACATTGAAGATGGCAATcaactacactcttaaaaataaaagcacttaaaaggttctttacagcgaTGACAtcaaagaaccatttttggttccacaaagaaccatttagtcaatAGTTCCTTAGAGAAttatttctttcttactttttcataatctgaagaaccttctTTCACCACAAAAACCCTTTTGTGacacagaaaggttcttcagatcttaaaggttctttatggaaccaaaagattcttttatggcatcgaagaaccttttgaagcaccttttttttaaCTGGGTTAAAACCTTTTAACGTTTAACTGGGTTTTACATACACCAAAATGATGTTAAGTATTTAAGATGCATAACAGGTGCACATTTCAGACCTGGGTGAATGACTTGAGCACTGGAACCATTGCGTCTTTTTTCATCGCATTTGTGCTGTCAGTATAAAACAGCCTGCCTGCATCTGATAGTCTGGAGAAGGTTTATGttagaaataaatgaatacttTTCAAAACCTCATTCagataataaatatatactgtacctAGGGTTTCCCGGACTGAAACAGGGACGAGTGATCACATACATGAGGTCCGTATCTGGATTCTCTGTATCTCTGAAATGTAGTTGGCTCTGAGTGATGTAAACAACCTCGGTTTCTTTTACAGTGATGGAGCGGACCGTTCCAGAAACTTCCACAGGCAACTGGTCTTTCACTGGAAACACATGGATCACCACCGTCTACAGATGTAGAGACAAAAAGCTCATATTTTTGTGTAGTGCACCTTGGGGGAACCTCTCAAAGTCATAAACAACATCAACGTTCACCCGACAAACTCCGTGCGTCCCCGGTTATTTGTTATTACTTGAGTGAGGTGGGACTTACATGTCTGTCGGACAGATTTGGAGGCATATGGGCATCTGAGAGGATGAAATCAAATGAGTCTTCAAACACTTCCTCCCCTAAATGCCTGTAGTGGATGAGGCCCTGAAACAGGTCCCTCTGTAAGAAACTCTTTACTGGGACACCTGGTTGACATGAAGACATCGGTTAAAATCAACTAGTTTTACTTGAACTACACTGATTTTAATTGCATTGACAGATAAATAAAACCCCATCCTGGCAATAAAGCCCGCTGACCTGGTTCATGTCTAGACGTTTTTTTCACCAGCTGTCCAGCTCTGGGTAAAGTGACCAGCTCATACTGAATATAGTCGTCGCTGGAATCCAAGTCTGAGGCCATTAGCATGTACTCTTCCACCCGAACAGAACCGCCCTCTTGGACCTCGAAGGCCACGTTATTGATGAGAAAAGGAGGGGTGTCGTCTTTTGGAAGCACGTAGATGGGGAATTTGTGTCTGATGCTGTGGCGGCCATCTGTGATGCGGAAGACGATGTAGTCCCTGGTGGTGTCGCTGTCAGAGTGGTGATAGACCACGACCCCCTCTCTAAGATCCTTCACCTTAAACATGAAACCTTTGCCACCTTAAATAAAGAATGCGGTTActcaaaaaattatttgattatttgatcattttcattAATTGCAGTTTAGGACGATCAATTGATCACATTAGGTTCAATTCTATCTAATAATCTTAATCTATACTATCCATATCGTCTACAGCTATATAATCTATGTCTATTTATCTACTCTTTATGGTCTATATcatctatatttatataatttaaatctttattatCTATGTCGTCCATATGTATATCATCTAAATGAGCAATATATGTTAATCTACATTGTCTATATGCAAATACTCTACATCACCCATACTTTAAGGAGAAATGTTATGTGGGACTGTTAGGGggatatattgacagaaatgcaatataatatacaaaactatttcttcagaggtgtataaagacctttgaactgttatgtttgtattaccttagaataagctatttatatctacatacacagcagTCCTTACATACACGGACAATCGTTTTTCCTCTACCCTACGCTAAAATAAGCGAAGACGACATGAGTATAAACAAGCAGCACActggttccagataaacaaggacgctcaaaactgctcagtTTCACAGCTTATTGTACAACAACAACATACTGTATCTTGGTTCTAACAGACAGAAAAACCAATGTTACTCAAATACTGATGCGAATCAAAGAATCCTCCTCTGGGGTGATTTTTAGacaatctttctctccaacatctctctgctggaaagtatctccatatATATCTATGAGTATCTCCCCTAAAAGCCTTAATACTGCGGGTCCTAAtgcgtctctgctggaaagtctttataatattaacgcaggtcctgacttttatccttctttttctACTTAAAATCCAAAGACCATTTactttatgtaataaataagacattgcTCTTTCTATAGTCTCTATAATGCCTGCGTGATCTATTCCCTTTGTCAACAGAAGACACGCTGCCTCAGCTGATGACAactttttgtactgtggtggccacTGTCATGTTTCGAAAGGTAGAGGTAGTCGGAGAACTGAGAGATTTgttgcaattctcaaactcACTGCTAGTGGTGGCTATAATTCCCACTCTAGACCTTTTATCTATATCtatattatttatatctattaatcaatattatttatatctattaatcaatattaatatcatgatatatattatataatattctttattatgttattatattatatagttGTTTAATCAATGACTAtattatgtgtatgtgtgtatatatatatatatatatatatatatatattatcagtATATATTCATCTATATTACCTATTTCATCCATATTTGAGCTAAATCTGTaatctatatttatattgtgtatatCTACTATTCTGTATGATCTGTATAATCTATATGATCtt
Coding sequences within:
- the frem1b gene encoding FRAS1-related extracellular matrix protein 1b isoform X3; this translates as MAVIFFIFTFTLSTLWTHAQGLSLVQVNAGLQVARGRSVFVTPGELKFRSTGATEACKAEVVVTEPVTQRVGKLTPQVFDCQFLQDEVKYVHNGSPLLDEDTVMLRVYRFTDTVTVVETVLLRVKVVEPKRSLIEFGSVPLVVPEFYGLSNTINSSVLSFKTQAGVVCTVRLLSSEINVSMLGQLVVEDHTIVQASEAGPRIGRHTETPCPGNKACDHKTREVEFLKTDCAAFLTSGLKYQHLSPPSPEIDYVPIRVEFRDQSTRALLETENIWLPVLIQGAMQNQPPHAAFMSMFILEVDQFILTPMTTAALDAKDDETPQAQLIFNVTKPPAEGYITNLDDHTKVAFSFSWQDLNEMKIAYQPPNNSHTTRRNYEVEFEAIDGSFAVSSPILMHISIRTAETNSPRVSWNMGLDLLEGQSRPITWENLQIADNDNIDAVTLIAMDGPLNGHLSVRGGKGFMFKVKDLREGVVVYHHSDSDTTRDYIVFRITDGRHSIRHKFPIYVLPKDDTPPFLINNVAFEVQEGGSVRVEEYMLMASDLDSSDDYIQYELVTLPRAGQLVKKTSRHEPGVPVKSFLQRDLFQGLIHYRHLGEEVFEDSFDFILSDAHMPPNLSDRHTVVIHVFPVKDQLPVEVSGTVRSITVKETEVVYITQSQLHFRDTENPDTDLMYVITRPCFSPGNPRLSDAGRLFYTDSTNAMKKDAMVPVLKSFTQHAVNHHKVGYMPPIEDIGPDPLFAQFAFSVSDQQGGALTGITFNITVTPVDNQAPQLFTNLLRVEEGGGSFLMGEHLLVQDVDSSEDQLRVHVKTQPQYGRVEMQGITLMEGDSFSLQDLKALRVRYIHDDSETLKDSIGLTITDGINSANGELLVQILPVNDEPPKLGSDLRAELSCKEGGRVQITVEYISATDEDSEDTRLTYMLARTPARGVLQRNGVTVDKFSQLDVLNGLIFYLHTGGEIGPDPVSDTVTLIVSDGEAGIMDGCCPEDALPPPVPLHGTLPVYDLNITVMPVNNQIPAITLGGMFLVDEGSSACLCGGVLEATDPDTHPDQLLFHLVTPPQYGFLENVLPSPGFEKSNAGLRVVSFSQLHLSSGFINYVQSLNHGVEPTADFFTISISDGIQRSAPLPFYIIINPANDEVPSLLLGNFSVMEGGMKDLSPDILNAVDVDIPVETLTITILVPPAHGTLLNAIYGHEMSRYKSLSPGDLNRTLAVLSFTMQELQQGMKIMYMHDDTETLKDAFTIQLTDGGHTVQRTACVRIIPVNDEKPRLLKNAGVEVQTLEKKVISSVVLEAEDHDSPNNQLFFILNAGPRFGLLQLLTEEGWIDLSPGQNFTQEDVEMNRLRYTHTKIVGFKGHDRLQFVLSDGENTSPPQTFFISVRIVQKGDIALITKPVTLMEGERVTLTTDILMVTDGGSASDELIYTVSVLPAHGHLHMVQTPGVPVLSFTQMDVAANRMCYTHDNSRFADRDSFSFVVTNGVTSRSGSVLFIVEHSDRIPPTLNINKGLQLTEGTVEIISHDHLKLTDPDTVLDNLTYIVTQGPQYGKLLLRGFPLSKPRFTQADINNMDLAYHHLNGRAKIDRFTFQPTDGSNTGYLEYGQLKREPAVFTIQVEILDKTSPNIVNKGIPSTVQSIQDGKQGIYITSKELQATDPDSPDDTLEFTILRPPHFGYFENALTGAYIKGRFTQKDVNQKAVRYVVPVDMEVTSDSYEFQITDPAGNTMLPEVMELRWSRVELSASCYRVCENAGTLGVQVVRSGNSVDPAYVGIQVEEGTAKIGKDFTHSSASLIQFDPGVHVKMWNIHLKDDGLEENHEKFEVILKAPKNTVLGQRNKATVEIVDPRNDDTEHPFLRPPNVQEPEPALVEEFTPDPRTRIFWDNYPQRGDVPYRTHFNHFGEGEAREQTFHSQRQLRVLDRNRHRVPEVDNRNQERVWTFHGLFPVRQEEKAPIPRVHSELEITPIWSWSGYSADSESVETPQRDSASFVMNSGVQQHKSEKSVSIGCPNGWTHHRRNCYILGPGIASWSSAQHACMLLESHLTGVHSKTDMKWMWKFAGKQAYWIGLTGSHKKWSWTDGRPLRFSKLKKGAGTNHQDPHNSTATCVLVQSQKMWIPKSCIDGSEHRYICSAPAQIS